Proteins encoded within one genomic window of Schaalia sp. HMT-172:
- a CDS encoding xylulokinase, whose translation MSTDPRVAIAAADTALGIEFGSTRIKAVLIGPDHQVLATGGHGWENHLEGGLWSYRLDEVVAGLQSAYASLVADVRERYDVTPTSYGLIGISAMMHGYLAFDADDNLLAPFRTWRNTNTGRAADELTRLFGFNIPLRWSIAHLHQAVLDSEEHAPRVARLTTLAGWVHHQLTGRHVLGVGDASGMFPIDSTTGTYVESYLDQYEAMVEGLVPWRLRDILPTVLSAGEDAGILTPEGAALIDPTGTLRPGIALCPPEGDAGTGMIATNAIAQRTGNISCGTSVFLMAVLERSLAQLHTEIDMVTTPDGSPVAMVHSNNGASEIDAWVGWFADFARLVGADVSVPAIYDALYNHALTGEVDAGGVMAYNTLSAEPLVGQEAAQPVFTHTAEARASLANAVRAQLMSIFAAVRIGVDILREEGVRLDSLFAHGGLFKTPGVAQQILADSLNIPVSVGDTAGEGGAWGIAVLARYRGILAGGEAGLALPEYLSERVFAGASVATLEPTAEGVAGYERFLDAYRASLPGVEVIARGC comes from the coding sequence ATGAGCACCGACCCCCGCGTCGCCATCGCCGCCGCCGACACCGCGCTCGGCATCGAGTTTGGCTCGACCCGCATCAAGGCCGTCCTCATCGGACCCGACCACCAGGTGCTCGCCACCGGCGGCCACGGGTGGGAGAACCACCTGGAGGGCGGCCTGTGGTCCTATCGCCTCGACGAGGTCGTCGCCGGCCTGCAAAGCGCCTACGCCTCCCTGGTCGCTGACGTGCGCGAGCGCTACGACGTCACCCCCACGTCCTACGGCTTGATCGGCATCTCCGCGATGATGCACGGCTACCTCGCCTTCGACGCGGACGACAACCTGCTCGCGCCCTTCCGCACGTGGCGCAACACCAACACGGGTCGCGCCGCGGACGAGCTCACCCGCCTCTTCGGCTTCAACATCCCCCTGCGCTGGTCGATCGCGCACCTGCACCAGGCGGTCCTCGACTCCGAGGAGCACGCGCCGCGCGTTGCTCGCCTGACGACGCTGGCCGGGTGGGTCCATCATCAGCTGACGGGCCGCCACGTCCTGGGCGTCGGCGACGCCTCGGGCATGTTCCCGATTGACTCGACTACGGGAACCTACGTCGAGTCCTACCTTGATCAGTACGAGGCCATGGTCGAGGGCCTGGTCCCGTGGCGTCTGCGCGACATCCTCCCGACTGTGCTGAGCGCCGGCGAGGACGCAGGCATACTGACCCCCGAGGGCGCGGCCCTCATTGACCCGACCGGAACGCTGCGGCCCGGCATCGCGCTGTGCCCGCCGGAGGGCGACGCGGGCACCGGCATGATCGCGACCAACGCGATCGCCCAGCGTACCGGCAACATCTCGTGCGGTACCTCCGTCTTCCTGATGGCTGTCCTCGAGCGCTCCCTCGCGCAGCTGCACACCGAGATCGACATGGTGACGACGCCCGACGGCTCGCCTGTCGCCATGGTTCACTCGAACAACGGCGCGTCCGAGATTGACGCGTGGGTGGGCTGGTTCGCGGACTTCGCGCGCCTCGTCGGCGCCGACGTGAGCGTCCCCGCGATCTACGACGCGCTCTACAACCACGCGCTGACCGGCGAGGTCGACGCGGGCGGCGTCATGGCCTACAACACGCTGTCCGCCGAGCCGCTCGTTGGCCAGGAGGCCGCGCAGCCGGTCTTCACGCACACCGCCGAGGCGCGCGCGAGCCTCGCCAACGCCGTACGCGCCCAGCTCATGAGCATCTTCGCGGCCGTGCGCATCGGCGTCGACATCCTGCGCGAGGAGGGGGTGCGCCTCGACTCGCTCTTCGCCCACGGCGGCCTGTTCAAGACCCCGGGTGTCGCCCAGCAGATCCTCGCCGACTCGCTGAACATCCCAGTCTCAGTTGGTGACACCGCGGGCGAGGGTGGCGCGTGGGGCATCGCGGTCCTCGCGCGCTACCGCGGTATCCTCGCGGGGGGCGAGGCTGGCCTCGCGCTGCCGGAGTACCTCTCTGAGCGCGTCTTCGCGGGCGCCTCGGTGGCGACCCTCGAGCCCACCGCCGAGGGCGTGGCCGGGTACGAGCGTTTCCTCGACGCCTACCGCGCGTCCCTGCCCGGCGTGGAGGTCATCGCCCGGGGCTGCTGA
- a CDS encoding alpha/beta fold hydrolase, with amino-acid sequence MFTEYTGNRQFDLQLNRTFAPILDRPGMDKVAATTLPHLRTTKKITALAQHLADRFESQGDADAAWRLYELAAFYLGAGDPRKGRFIGAMSAAFDEAHRGLALTRHAVPYRGRELTAMRWEADPADRVQAPEGTPRTVIMMNGFDGYAEEIIDFASHFPARPFDIIAFDGPGQGHTVLTGMPLEPEWEHPTEAVLDYFGVTSAAALGVSFGGYLVMRAAAHCPRISHVIAFDMMYRLLDGLTLPLPRPLRPIADAVIGNPRPEWLIDTALGMASRLSADLAWKLQQARHLTGLHRPSQVLHAFGEYTMEPFEGRITQPCLVLAGDADQYVPFERLGDVRRALRSAESLEVRAFRRAQDPDMAQHCQIGDLDRAFAMMGDWLSGRQPRSGAEERA; translated from the coding sequence ATGTTCACCGAGTACACCGGCAATCGCCAATTCGACCTGCAGCTCAACCGGACCTTCGCACCGATCCTTGATCGCCCCGGAATGGACAAGGTCGCAGCCACCACGCTCCCCCACCTGCGCACAACAAAGAAGATCACGGCGTTGGCCCAGCACCTCGCCGATCGCTTCGAGTCGCAAGGGGATGCGGATGCCGCGTGGCGCCTCTACGAGCTCGCGGCCTTCTACCTGGGCGCCGGCGACCCGCGCAAGGGGCGCTTCATCGGCGCCATGTCAGCCGCCTTCGACGAGGCCCACCGAGGCCTCGCGCTCACCCGTCACGCGGTGCCCTATCGCGGCAGGGAGCTCACCGCGATGCGTTGGGAAGCGGACCCGGCGGACCGCGTGCAAGCCCCCGAGGGCACCCCGCGCACGGTCATCATGATGAACGGCTTCGACGGGTACGCCGAGGAGATCATCGACTTCGCGTCCCACTTCCCGGCCCGCCCCTTCGACATCATCGCCTTCGACGGGCCCGGCCAGGGGCACACGGTGCTGACGGGCATGCCCCTCGAGCCCGAGTGGGAGCACCCGACGGAGGCGGTCTTGGATTACTTCGGGGTGACCAGCGCGGCCGCCCTCGGCGTGTCCTTCGGCGGTTACCTGGTGATGCGTGCGGCCGCCCACTGCCCGCGCATCAGCCACGTGATCGCCTTCGACATGATGTATCGGCTCCTGGACGGCCTGACGCTGCCACTGCCTCGTCCCCTGCGCCCCATCGCGGACGCAGTCATCGGGAACCCGAGGCCCGAGTGGCTCATCGACACCGCGCTGGGGATGGCCTCACGACTCAGCGCGGATCTGGCGTGGAAGCTCCAGCAGGCGCGGCACCTCACGGGACTGCACCGGCCCAGCCAGGTATTGCACGCGTTCGGCGAGTACACGATGGAACCTTTCGAGGGGCGCATCACCCAGCCGTGCCTGGTCCTGGCCGGGGACGCCGACCAGTACGTGCCCTTCGAGCGCCTGGGCGATGTGCGCCGAGCGTTGCGCAGTGCGGAGTCCCTGGAGGTACGCGCGTTCCGTCGCGCGCAGGACCCGGACATGGCGCAGCACTGCCAGATCGGAGACCTTGACCGCGCCTTCGCGATGATGGGCGACTGGCTCAGCGGCCGGCAACCCCGCAGCGGCGCAGAAGAGCGTGCATGA
- the serS gene encoding serine--tRNA ligase, whose translation MIDVRALRDNPEPARASQRARGADPGLVDEIIEADAARREALQSFETLRAAQKEVSKSVGRASKEERPAILAKAKELAEQVKAAEAAANAADAEADRLARLLPNLIVDGVPVGGEDDFVVLRHEGPAPRDFAAEGFEPQDHLALGEGLDAIDTKRGAKVSGARFYYLKGIGARLELAIMTMAMDQALANGFVPMMTPTLVTPQIMGGTGFLNEHSDEIYYLPADDLYLTGTSEVALAGYHADEILDLSAGPKRYMGWSTCYRREAGSAGKDTRGIIRVHQFNKAEMFSYCRPEDAAEEHQRFLAWEEEMLAKVELPYRVIDTAAGDLGTSAARKFDCEAWLPTQERYMEVTSTSNCTTFQARRLGIRERREGGMTAVATLNGTLATTRWIVAFLENHQQADGSIYVPEALRPYLGGLEVLTPVAR comes from the coding sequence ATGATTGATGTGCGTGCCCTGCGTGACAACCCCGAACCCGCCCGCGCCTCCCAGCGTGCCCGCGGAGCCGACCCCGGCCTCGTCGATGAGATCATCGAGGCCGACGCCGCCCGCCGCGAGGCCCTGCAGTCCTTCGAGACGCTGCGCGCCGCCCAAAAGGAGGTCTCCAAGTCCGTGGGACGCGCCTCCAAGGAGGAGCGGCCGGCGATCCTGGCCAAGGCCAAGGAGCTCGCCGAGCAGGTCAAGGCCGCCGAGGCCGCCGCGAACGCCGCCGACGCCGAGGCCGACCGCCTGGCCCGCCTCCTGCCCAACCTGATCGTCGACGGCGTGCCCGTCGGCGGCGAGGACGACTTCGTGGTCCTACGCCACGAGGGCCCCGCCCCCCGCGACTTCGCGGCCGAGGGCTTCGAGCCCCAGGACCACCTCGCGCTCGGCGAGGGCCTGGACGCGATCGACACTAAGCGCGGCGCGAAGGTGTCCGGCGCGCGCTTCTACTACCTCAAGGGCATCGGCGCCCGCCTCGAGCTGGCCATCATGACGATGGCCATGGACCAGGCGCTCGCCAACGGCTTCGTGCCGATGATGACCCCGACCCTGGTCACCCCGCAGATCATGGGCGGCACCGGCTTCCTCAACGAGCACTCCGACGAAATCTACTACCTGCCCGCCGACGACCTGTACCTGACGGGCACGTCCGAGGTGGCCCTCGCCGGCTACCACGCCGACGAGATCCTCGACCTGAGCGCCGGCCCTAAGCGCTACATGGGCTGGTCCACCTGCTACCGCCGCGAGGCCGGCTCCGCGGGCAAGGACACGCGCGGCATCATCCGCGTCCACCAGTTCAACAAGGCCGAGATGTTCAGCTACTGCCGCCCCGAGGACGCTGCGGAGGAGCACCAGCGCTTCCTCGCCTGGGAAGAGGAGATGCTCGCCAAGGTCGAGCTGCCCTACCGCGTCATCGACACGGCCGCCGGCGACCTGGGCACCTCCGCCGCCCGCAAGTTCGACTGCGAGGCGTGGCTTCCCACTCAGGAGCGCTACATGGAGGTCACCTCGACTTCTAACTGCACGACGTTCCAGGCGCGCCGCCTCGGCATTCGCGAGCGTCGCGAGGGCGGCATGACCGCGGTCGCCACGCTCAACGGCACGCTGGCCACGACCCGCTGGATCGTCGCCTTCCTCGAGAATCATCAGCAGGCGGACGGCTCGATCTACGTGCCCGAGGCGCTGCGCCCCTACCTGGGCGGACTCGAGGTCCTGACCCCGGTCGCTCGATGA
- a CDS encoding type II toxin-antitoxin system RelE/ParE family toxin — protein sequence MAWRAELSPRALKQLSKLDKPTARRIIDYLREIASGEDPHSQGKELTGNLAGFWRYRVGNYRIIASIEDDELLILAITIDHRSQIYR from the coding sequence TTGGCCTGGAGGGCTGAGCTGTCGCCGCGCGCACTGAAACAGCTCAGCAAGCTCGATAAGCCGACCGCAAGACGCATCATCGACTATCTCCGCGAAATCGCGAGTGGCGAGGATCCCCACTCGCAAGGGAAGGAACTGACCGGCAACCTCGCTGGCTTCTGGCGATACCGTGTCGGCAACTATCGGATTATTGCTTCTATCGAAGATGACGAGCTATTGATCCTCGCCATCACCATCGATCACAGGTCTCAGATCTACCGCTGA
- a CDS encoding C2 family cysteine protease, giving the protein MTNFVSWINDVPGQSGAIFAAAAAWKQVGQQIASAADDIYAVDDALSSWVGFARASFHRSSKRTYHRYLNLGEGIIDGASVLEKQGWTVDSGQRYIEQLRYHAEKLDQEFAKTPAALRPLVYQELCVQAAALAFAAYAKIIEVKQATEQHGQELAQTFHDEPITVDQSGNPTETGQRAHFTDTQIDQINADLNDLLNGSFDFSGMKQGNIGDCYYLSSLMGLAQSPEGQELLASLIEPHYDASKTHIDGYYVTIFNDPADPTRSGTQRILVHDYYLNGVTQNGQVTVYSLMEAAYGQAHGGGANDSGQPHYGMSGGWSEKALHTLTQHTGYTLRSDEGSPDYTPSERARIQAASSQHLPIIAESATSLEQYDNQRMATVTVTTSNGTTADIRLYQSHAYTVTASDENGITLCNPHGTNPGTQGESQPATFTMSWEDYERYFGATTIGRTS; this is encoded by the coding sequence ATGACTAACTTTGTGTCGTGGATCAACGATGTGCCCGGTCAGTCAGGAGCGATTTTTGCTGCGGCGGCTGCCTGGAAGCAGGTAGGACAGCAGATCGCTTCAGCCGCCGACGATATTTACGCCGTTGATGACGCACTCTCCTCATGGGTCGGATTCGCGAGGGCCAGCTTTCATAGGTCATCTAAGCGCACCTATCACAGGTATCTGAACCTGGGAGAGGGCATCATCGACGGCGCTTCCGTCCTCGAGAAGCAAGGCTGGACAGTAGACTCAGGGCAGCGCTATATCGAACAGCTCCGCTACCACGCCGAGAAACTTGACCAAGAGTTTGCCAAGACCCCTGCCGCACTCCGGCCCCTCGTCTACCAGGAGCTGTGCGTGCAGGCAGCTGCCCTCGCCTTCGCCGCCTACGCTAAGATTATCGAGGTCAAACAGGCGACCGAGCAGCACGGCCAGGAACTCGCTCAGACGTTCCACGATGAACCCATCACTGTCGATCAGTCCGGAAATCCAACCGAGACCGGTCAGCGCGCGCATTTCACTGACACGCAGATTGACCAGATCAATGCCGATCTTAACGACCTACTCAACGGTTCCTTCGACTTCTCAGGAATGAAGCAAGGCAATATCGGTGATTGCTACTACCTCTCTTCACTGATGGGACTTGCTCAATCACCCGAGGGACAGGAACTCCTCGCGTCACTGATCGAACCCCACTACGATGCGTCTAAAACACACATTGACGGCTACTACGTCACTATCTTTAACGATCCCGCCGATCCAACCCGCTCTGGCACACAACGGATCCTCGTCCACGACTACTACCTCAATGGCGTCACGCAGAACGGCCAAGTCACGGTCTATTCGCTCATGGAAGCAGCCTATGGGCAAGCTCATGGCGGAGGTGCGAACGACTCAGGACAACCGCATTACGGCATGTCCGGAGGCTGGAGCGAAAAGGCTCTCCACACGCTGACACAGCACACCGGATACACCCTTCGTTCCGATGAAGGATCACCTGATTACACGCCCAGCGAGCGCGCCCGCATCCAAGCGGCGAGTAGCCAGCACCTCCCCATCATCGCTGAATCAGCCACGAGCCTCGAACAGTACGACAACCAGCGAATGGCGACGGTAACCGTGACCACGAGCAACGGAACGACCGCTGACATCAGGCTCTACCAGTCACACGCGTATACCGTTACCGCTTCCGACGAGAACGGTATCACCCTGTGCAATCCGCATGGGACGAATCCCGGAACACAGGGGGAAAGCCAACCCGCCACCTTTACAATGTCGTGGGAGGATTACGAACGGTACTTTGGCGCCACCACAATTGGCCGAACATCATGA
- a CDS encoding TetR/AcrR family transcriptional regulator: MFLRSADKHGREAEHNLDLRIRKTRRAIRSGLIKACQAKPYAHVSVTDICSASMVSRTTFYDHYTDKDALLAEVVSFLLEEIAPALEGLWFGEGRDARAIARHLADVYARNGQALTTLLAIRVGGDGDLHEQLYRTCCSVFTDWARGRVDDEVLPLAADVYASVVLTFIRRSATKPLTDKELAAIDRARELFIAGFGAAPVGQ; the protein is encoded by the coding sequence ATGTTCCTGCGGAGTGCGGATAAGCACGGGCGCGAGGCCGAGCACAACCTGGATCTGCGCATCCGGAAGACGCGTCGGGCGATCCGCTCGGGCCTCATCAAGGCGTGCCAGGCAAAGCCCTACGCGCATGTGAGCGTCACCGACATCTGCTCCGCCTCGATGGTGTCGCGCACGACCTTCTACGACCACTACACCGACAAGGACGCCCTCCTGGCCGAGGTCGTGTCCTTCCTCCTCGAAGAGATCGCCCCTGCCCTCGAGGGCCTGTGGTTCGGCGAGGGACGCGACGCCCGCGCCATCGCCCGCCACCTTGCCGACGTGTACGCGCGCAATGGGCAGGCCCTGACAACCCTGCTGGCGATCCGCGTGGGAGGTGACGGCGACCTGCATGAGCAGCTGTATCGCACGTGCTGTTCGGTATTTACCGATTGGGCCCGTGGTCGCGTGGACGACGAGGTGCTTCCACTGGCCGCGGACGTCTACGCGTCCGTCGTCCTCACCTTCATCCGTCGCAGCGCCACGAAGCCGCTGACGGACAAGGAGCTGGCAGCGATCGACCGCGCGCGTGAGCTCTTCATCGCGGGCTTCGGCGCGGCTCCGGTGGGGCAGTGA
- a CDS encoding HAD family hydrolase, whose protein sequence is MSQERFLTVPSTGEAARPFEELLDEASAALPADFPTSAGQVLVALDIDGTILTPAGATPRVLEGIHGLADAGAHVLIASGRALEGVIPVLDALEFTDGWALCNNGATLVRVSGGTCEIVEEHTFVPGPILEEIASAVPGSVFASMPHPDILLSAPFPNNEIEGSDHRIVSMEELASTPTPKIVVRAADMDREEFDRILASLDVSRTHEVFVGWTSWADIEPLGVTKATGLESLRARVGVPAAGTVAVGDGTNDIAMIEWAAFGVAMGGASEEVRAHADHVTAAVENDGAAAVMHALLRRCGVAGR, encoded by the coding sequence ATGAGCCAAGAGCGCTTCCTGACGGTCCCCTCCACCGGGGAGGCGGCCCGCCCCTTCGAGGAGCTCCTCGACGAGGCCTCGGCCGCCCTGCCCGCCGACTTTCCGACGTCGGCGGGCCAGGTCCTGGTTGCGCTCGACATCGACGGCACGATCCTCACCCCCGCGGGGGCGACGCCGCGCGTCCTGGAGGGGATCCACGGCCTCGCCGACGCGGGCGCCCACGTGCTCATCGCGTCAGGTCGCGCGCTCGAGGGCGTGATTCCCGTTCTCGATGCCCTGGAGTTCACGGACGGGTGGGCGCTGTGTAACAACGGCGCGACCCTCGTGCGCGTGAGCGGCGGGACGTGCGAGATCGTCGAGGAGCACACCTTCGTGCCCGGCCCGATCCTAGAGGAGATCGCCTCGGCCGTGCCCGGCTCGGTGTTCGCGTCGATGCCGCACCCCGATATTCTGCTGTCCGCTCCCTTCCCGAACAACGAGATCGAGGGCAGCGATCACCGCATCGTGTCGATGGAGGAGCTGGCCTCCACGCCCACTCCGAAGATCGTCGTGCGCGCCGCCGACATGGATCGCGAGGAGTTCGATCGGATCCTGGCCTCCCTGGACGTGTCGCGCACCCACGAGGTGTTCGTCGGCTGGACGTCCTGGGCGGACATTGAGCCGCTCGGCGTGACCAAGGCAACCGGGCTGGAGTCGCTGCGGGCGCGAGTGGGGGTTCCCGCGGCCGGGACCGTCGCCGTGGGGGACGGCACGAACGACATCGCGATGATCGAGTGGGCGGCCTTCGGCGTCGCCATGGGGGGCGCCTCCGAGGAAGTGCGCGCCCACGCCGATCACGTGACGGCCGCCGTCGAAAACGACGGCGCCGCCGCCGTCATGCACGCTCTTCTGCGCCGCTGCGGGGTTGCCGGCCGCTGA
- a CDS encoding ribbon-helix-helix protein, CopG family, translated as MSTARVARSVKLDPEIDARLTALAERTGRTKSFYMNRAIESALEEIELAYSLQAELEDIRSGRATSVSLDEAVTTLGLEG; from the coding sequence ATGTCTACGGCACGGGTTGCACGCTCCGTCAAGCTCGATCCCGAGATCGACGCCCGCCTCACAGCCCTCGCTGAGCGGACGGGACGAACGAAGTCGTTCTACATGAATCGCGCCATCGAGTCAGCGCTCGAAGAGATCGAGCTGGCCTACTCACTACAGGCGGAACTCGAGGACATTCGCAGCGGCCGAGCCACATCAGTGAGCCTCGACGAGGCGGTGACGACCCTTGGCCTGGAGGGCTGA